The sequence below is a genomic window from Cygnus olor isolate bCygOlo1 chromosome 7, bCygOlo1.pri.v2, whole genome shotgun sequence.
TTCCACTCCACCGGCAGGGGGGTCTACTCCAACCCGGACTTGGTCTTTGCAGAGGCCGTCTCGCACCCGCCGAACCCGGCCGTGCCGGTCCATCCcgtgccccctccccacgccCTGGCCGCCCACCCGCTGCCCGCCTCGCACTCCACGCACCCGCTCTTCGCCTCGCAGCAGAGGGACCCCTCCACCTTCTACCCCTGGCTAATACACCGCTACCGGTATCTGGGCCAGAGGTTCCAAGGTACGTGCaacttttcctctccccccttTTCCCACCCGCGGCCGGGCTCCCCCCGTCCGTCCCCAGCCATCCCCCGGCCCCTatccagcccccggcccccgggaGCCGTCGGAGCCCGGCGGGTCGGGCTCGGCCGCGGGTTTGCCCTCGGTTTGGGCTCCCTTCGAGCAGGATCAGGGCAGCGCCGGCCCCGGCTTCCCCGGGTTTTTGCTCCCCGAAAGAAGCGGGGCTGGAAAAGCCGCCTGGGTATTTTAGTTCAAACCTACGCAGCGACCCCGAAAGCCGGGAGGGGTGCGCGGGTGGCGCCCCAGCAAGGGGCTGGGACGGAGcccaggggaaggagaaggggggaaaaaaataaccataaaAGCCCAGCGCAGGAGAGAGCCGAGGATTTGGGGCTGCCGGGAGAGCCGGGGCTGAGGGCCGGTGCAGGCAGGGAAAGCCTCCGGGCTGCCGAGTGATCGCTGCCCAGCTGAGGGAAAAGAACCAAACCCAATGGCGCCCAATCAATAAAATCCCCCTTCTTTAACCCTTTGCGACCGGCAGCTTCTTCTCCGAAGGGGGAGAAGATTTCCTCCCGTAATGGGTCCAGTCCCTGCTTCTTTCGTTAAACCAGcgaacaaacaaaccaaaaagtcAGCCTCCTCTCGGAGGACTccatctgttgttttttcttctcctttttttttcttcttttttttttttttttttccaattttttatttgttatttccCAACGAAAACAATCCACCTGCGAGCCCCCTTTTACCCTGGCCTTCCGCAGCCGCTGCAGCCGGGCTGGAAAAGGAGCCGCTCTCCCCGAAGCCAGGCGGACCGAGATACGAGCTGGATTATTACCCTCGCAGAATAAAATTACAGGTTTCGCTCACCAAATTATTTGTCACAGCCATCAGGCGATTGGGAAGGAGCGGGAGATGAAAGGCGGAAACGTCCCGGTGTTGAGCCACAGCCTGCTCCCAAACAcaccctcctcctgctgctgctgctgctgcaacgATTTTTAAGGCACTTGCGGGGAGAGACCCTCGGTGGGTTTTCCACCTTGGATGGACCGATTTGAGGAGATGCAGGGGCCGGCCGGGaggacgcccccccccccccccccccaaaaaaaaaaaataaaaataaaataaaataaaataaaaaaggggaaaaaaaaatccctgctccGCAGCAGGCCGGCTCCGGTGGGCACCCCGGGGCCTCCCCGAAGTTTGTCGCCCCCCCCGGGACCAGGGGGACGAAGGGGAGAAGGAGGCCCCGGAGAGGGaagcggggcccggcggcggaACGGAGCCGtgctgggccgggccgggccgggccggggccgcgctcgGAGCCTTGCCCTGCCtctcaggaaataaataagcaaacaaacacgGAGAGATACGGCGGGTGAgggagagcagggcagctgcaggatgaAGCCGCAGACACCGCAGCCGGGCTCTGGCCAGTtcctttacttattttttttttttttttttttttgcgtgtgtTTTTAATAGTGCTGCCTGCCTTGTGTTTACGGTTTGATTTTCTCCCaattctctccttcccctgcttaTTCCTTGCACCTAGTTATcgaaataatatttttaaggtcgctttctgaattaaaaaaaaaaagagaaaaagagagactgagagggaggaagggagggagaaagaacaGGCAGAGCTCTCCGGCGGGTAATGGTGGGAGACCCAAATTCTTGCGCTAAAAACTCCTCTCGAGTGCTTTTGGGGAAGGTGTTTTGCTAATCCCCGTTTtgccctgctgcccagggaatGAAACCAGCCCGGAGAGCTTCCTATTGCACAACGCACTGGCCAGGAAACCCAAACGGATCCGTACAGCTTTCTCCCCATCCCAATTACTGAGACTGGAACATGCCTTTGAGAAGAACCATTATGTAGtaggagcagagagaaaacagctggCACACAGCCTCAGCCTCACGGAAACTCAGGTAAGGGGAAGCAGCTGCGGCCGGGGACGAAGCGAAAAAGCCGGGGGACGGAGGCGAAAACCCCGTGCAAAAACCCCGTGCGGAGGTTTAGGCCTTCGGGAAGGGGGGGAGACGTGGTTCCCGTCCCCGTGTGGCTGCGAGTGATAAAAACACGCCCGGTTTTGAGGGCGATCGCCTTCGTTGGGGTGGCCGCTGGCAGCCCCGGAGCTCGGGTGCCACCGCAGGGACGTGGGAAGGGAGCGGCGGGGATGGCGATGCGCCGATGGCAAACGCGAGCCCCCGGTCGGTTTTTTTGGGAGCCCGGTGTGCCCCTCGGAAACATTTACACGTTAGAGAAAAAGCCCGGAAAACAAAAGGcggagggggaaggaaaaaaaccaaaacacctcTTTGGATCCTGGGCTGGAAATGCGGTTTTTTGGATAGCTTTGCGCTCATTTCCAGCCCCGGGTCCGGCAGAGGCAAAACGAGGAAACAGCCGGGGAGGGCAGGAcgattaaaaataaaagcggAGAAACTAGCGATGGCAACGagcccccttcccacccccccccaccccccacccccccaccgCCGGCTGGCCGCGGTCCAGGGCTCCAGCGGAGCCCGCTGCGCTCGGGGCcggccggggagcggggggctcggcgggcACCCCCCGACGGCTCGGCCCCGAGGTGAGGGCGCTTTCCACGGGGTTTTCTCGTCGCCGGAAGAGAGGCCGGGCTTTTGGGggggttgtggtggtggtggtggtggtgctggtgccgCTGCTGGTGCCGGGCTTTTGTTTTGCGCCCTTCCAGGAGGATCGTGGAGAGAGGGCTCCAGATGGGGATTGTCTTCGCTACAGTATGTGGcactgtactttaaaaaaaaaataataatacccAGCCGCAGCCTAGTTCAAAGTTCCCAGTAAACAGAGCGTTCTCTGGGCGGATTAAGttgtaacactttttttttttttttttttttttaactccttttcGTGGGGGAAGCAATAAAGAGGTTggagcttttgttttaaaatgtctccctaacaaaacaataaaaagggaTCGCCACTTTTATGAGGTTCTCCGAACAAGGGACCGGTCACAGGCTTATTTCCACTGGAAAGCTGTATTTAAGGTGGTCTTTGTGCTGCTTGATTCCGAAGCTGGTTGGGGTCTTTTGTCCGGATGTCAGACCCCCAGTCCCCTACAAATGAGCTCCCTTTTGGGAGATCAGCGTGCAGAAATGAACCGTCCTCCCCTTCAATTagcaaactaaaagcaaattaaactcACCCCTTGTTCCCCGCTCAGCTTTTTAATGGGGGACTTTTGGAGAATatgaaaatgcagcagagatGTGTGTCCGGCCGGGCAGGTCTCTGTTCTGAAGAGGCAGCGAAGCGGGTTAAACCAGCTTATTAAAATGCTCCAGTTCCCTTTTCCCCCCTCGCTGGGGCCTTTATCAGGCACTTTCAGACAGAACCAGAGTTTAAACTGcttcgggaaaaaaaaaatgtttaccttTGGCCACTACGAGGAGTGTGGCCAGCCCTGGAGATAGCTCCCAGATCAATACTATCTGTAATTAAAGCACTGAAGTCAGCTGCCGGATGGTTAAGTCAGATTTATTCGGGGCTGAACAAATCCGGAGGGGCATTTAGGACGGTATTTAGGACAGGTTTCGCCGTCAGACGATCGCTCCTGGACGGCGAGCCCCGCGGAGGCGCTCGGGGCAGCGCCGGACGTTTTTAAtttaggtctttttttctttttttcttttttctttttttttttgtttggtttggtttcattttattcacTTCTCAAGAGCAAGCTCTCACCCTCACAGCCCGTTTAGGGCCGAGCCTCTCGCTGGGCTCCGTGCGCATCGCTCCCGGTGGCCGCGCCGTACAGTGCCGTACCGGGCCGtaccgggccgggccgggggctcccGTGCGGGGGGCACCCCGCAACTGACCCGGTGTCCCCGGAGCACCCCCGGGCTCACTTTCCAGCCGCtggagccccgcagcccccgggagGAGCGGTACCGGGGGGCGCCCCGTCGTCGGGACGGGCGTGCGGGGAGGCGGCCGGCGGCACTGCGCGGAAACTGCGCGGAAACTGCGCGGCCCTGCAGGGGGGtgtgggggctgctgcaggtgtCTGGAGGGGCTCAGGTGGTCCCAGGGATGCGGGGGTCCCCGGACCAGGGTAGAGGCCAGGTAGAGGGCGGCGGGCTAACGGGCGGTGCCTTTCGTCCCGCAGGTAAAAGTATGGTTTCAGAACAGGAGGACGAAGTTCAAGCGGCAAAAGTTGGAGGAGGAAGGTTCAGActcacaacagaagaaaaaagggactCATCACATTAACCGGTGGAGGATCGCCACCAAACAAGCCAGTCCGGAAGAAATCGACGTCACGTCGGACgattaaaaaaacccacaaaactggCACTTTGGGACTTTTTCAAGCCAGCCACCGCACCGAGATAAAGTGTTAGAGGCTCACACACCCCGGCGTGGCGGTGCGGGGAAGGGACACCGGGATCTTCTTCATCAAATCGCCATCCCCGTCTGGGAGGGCAGCCGCGAGCGAGCGAGGGCGAGACCGCGAGAGGTGCAGGCTGGGGCACCGCTGGCACAACTCTGGCAAAGGGGATCTGTCAATCAGAGCCAAAACTCCGGGACGAGGTGATTGACAGGTATTCCGTTTCTCGCAGTCCACTTTTAAAAACGTaacgtcaaaaaaaaaaaaatttcggaaaaaaaaaaaaatctttaaaaaaaaatcttaaaaaggaaaaaaaaaaaacgaaaaaaaaaaagagagaaagaaatagtaCCACCTTGCAGGACGTTTTTTGCACTTCACTGTTATTTTCcgtctttaaaagaaaaatttccatAAGCAGCCAAAACCCACACCTGTTTCAGAAACTTGAATTGCATGTGTAAAGTCGTCtgggcataaaaaaaaaaaaaaaaaaaaaaaaggaaaaaaagaggaaaaaatgaaaaaaaaataccccgTTTCctaaagacagaaatgaattgtaatttttctccctttaagACAGGTTCtgtgtgctttttaattttattttacgAGAAATGTGCAGTCTGTAAACATTTTATGATAACTTCTGGCGTCAAAGTGTTTGTGAAAGCTAAATGAAGTAGCAGTAACAAAGCATAGTGTTCCTTCCCGATGGACAAACacgggggggcaggggagggacgggggggctggggctggtgataactttttctgccaaaaaaaaaaaaaatcaaattaaattacccccccatctccctcccctccccagttATATCCCCGCCGTGAAAACGGCCGGTGATTATTTTTTAGCACAACTAAAGCGCAAACCTAGCCACCAGGTTTGGCGGTGGGGACACCTCCCAGGCTGGGGGGATCCAGAGaaaaaggacttaaaaaaaaggacttaaaatcgcggattgattttttttttttttcctaatggcCATTGGGGCAATTTTCAAGCACTGACCTTATAACGTTCCGAGACCATAGAGctactaaaaaagaaaaagaaaaaaaaaaaaaaagaaaaaaaaagtgacaaatgtTTCCTTCATGTCTTCTATACcagaatgtaaatatttttgtgttttgtgtttaatttgtTAGAATTCTAACACGCTATATACTTCCAAGAAGTATGTCATTGTCAATATTTTGTCAATAAAGATTTATCAATATGCCCTACAATTTGAAGCCATctattttcccctctccccagacTTTTTCTCGCTCCGGGCGCTGGAGCCGCGCAGCGCATTCCTGCGGCCACGGGCGCATCGCCTTCATGAAGCCGCTCGCTTGTAAACAGACCTCTAAAAATAAGCCGCAGAGCCCCACTCGCCGTAAATAaacaccttgaaaaaaaaaaaaaaaaaaaaagacacaaaaaaccaaagccagcccccagccccttcccctctcgGAACCCGAGCCGCGATGGGAGCTGGTTCGCAGCAGCAGCTCGGCAGAAAGGGAGAGTGCGGCTGCAGCAGGGGTTTCCTTtgcaaaaatatgcattttattttgcgggagaggattttttttttttaatttccctggtCATGTCTTTGACATCCCCTCCGCGGGTCGCTGCAGAGGCTGCGCCCCAGCCGCCCGTATCCCCGCCGCTGCGGGAGCGATTCTGGGCTCTGCGGAAAACTCCAGCCTTAAagacctgggggggggggggggggggggggggggggggggagtaaaaaaaaaaagaaaaaaaagttgttctggGTCCTTGAGGAAACTAGCTGGTTTTCTGGGGGTacacagttgttttttcatGCTTCATTTGCTCCTTAGCCTGATAGACTGCAttaatcagttttatttccattgaTAGAGAAACCTCGTCTGCTCTGTTCGAGCTACAAAGAATCCTGCAAGCTTTTGTGAAAGTGCAAATCAGTTTAGGCAATTATCATACCAGGAATATGAAGGGGAAAGAGGAGGCATTGCCCAGTGGTCTCCTTTAATCTCTTAATCCGTGGATCCAGGGGGGCTAGTTGGACATAATTTAGGACAATCTGACTACCCTTTACACTGTGATAAGGCGAAGTTACAATGCATCGCGAAAATACGAGCTTTGTTAAACATCCTGCCTTGAAAAGTTAAGATTAGACATTCCGTGCACGTGTTGGCTCTATCGGGTACTatgcaaatttttatttaaaaaaaaatctgattttgttattatttttttttaccatcgCTCCTTATACAATCCCGGTGACTTTCCATTCACCGGCGCTCCAAGTATGAGAGAGAGGCCCAGGAAGGGCTCGGACGCATGTCGCAATGCGGGTCCCTTCCATTTAAACCCGGGCTAATTATTTCGTGGAGCTATTCCCAAGGTAAACTTCTCCCGTCGCCTTCCCCCCTTCCCGCAGAGCTGACGGTGCAGGTCGTGCAGCGAAGCAGGGCGCACATTTCCCCTCGCTCACCTCGCCCAAGTTAGCCTGCGCTCCACTTCAAACCCATGCAAATGGGCAAACATTAAACGGGTCGCGGCTAAACAGCAGACTCGGGCCTTCCTAGAAATTGTTTCCCATCTTGATAAAAGGCTTATTTCTGCAGGAACCATatactttttcccctcttttttttaaaaaaaaaaaaaaaaaaaaaaaaacacgtgaggagagaagagggagagagggaaaaaaattaagcgTCCTATGTAGCgtaacagcaataaaatcttCAGAGAATGCCattagctttgaaaaaa
It includes:
- the EMX2 gene encoding homeobox protein EMX2 isoform X2 — encoded protein: MFQPAPKRCFTIESLVAKDSPLPASRSEDPIRPAALSYANSSPMNPFLNGFHSTGRGVYSNPDLVFAEAVSHPPNPAVPVHPVPPPHALAAHPLPASHSTHPLFASQQRDPSTFYPWLIHRYRYLGQRFQGKSMVSEQEDEVQAAKVGGGRFRLTTEEKRDSSH
- the EMX2 gene encoding homeobox protein EMX2 isoform X1, yielding MFQPAPKRCFTIESLVAKDSPLPASRSEDPIRPAALSYANSSPMNPFLNGFHSTGRGVYSNPDLVFAEAVSHPPNPAVPVHPVPPPHALAAHPLPASHSTHPLFASQQRDPSTFYPWLIHRYRYLGQRFQGNETSPESFLLHNALARKPKRIRTAFSPSQLLRLEHAFEKNHYVVGAERKQLAHSLSLTETQVKVWFQNRRTKFKRQKLEEEGSDSQQKKKGTHHINRWRIATKQASPEEIDVTSDD